A window of the Streptomyces sp. Ag109_O5-10 genome harbors these coding sequences:
- the dacB gene encoding D-alanyl-D-alanine carboxypeptidase/D-alanyl-D-alanine-endopeptidase codes for MSNPPFSALPADCRGRAGTRHAVLRRVAVVAVTAPIAGTLLFGTSAFAADETVSPATATALDPAEQKIADNLGTRVQDSRLGSTLSGVVIDATSDKTVWGHDATTALMPASNTKLGTATAALTVLGPDHRFTTRAVYGAGTLTLVGGGDRTLTGADLQALATTAVAGLRSAGLTSVKVRVDDSLFPEPTLATGWNDGYYPDSVAPVRALVVDGHQVTDTSLDAGRVFAGFLAQQGVTVTGGVTRGTAGPGDVPVAQHRSDRLSAIVEHMLKVSDNDIAETLLRMTAIGAGRQPTFEDGTAVVREVLRGYGISLDNYEIHDGSGLSRANRIPAQAVAAILDVADDARNARTLAYIIEGLPVAGEAGSTLGPEWGRFDTADSRCAVGKVRAKTGTLTGAIALSGLTKAEDGRWKVFSFIENNSTADPAATKDALDGLAATVNGCWA; via the coding sequence CCGTGACCGCGCCCATCGCCGGGACGCTCCTCTTCGGCACGAGCGCCTTCGCCGCCGACGAGACCGTCTCCCCGGCCACGGCCACGGCACTCGACCCCGCCGAACAGAAGATCGCGGACAATCTCGGCACCCGTGTCCAGGACAGCCGTCTCGGCTCCACGCTGAGCGGCGTCGTCATCGACGCCACGTCCGACAAGACCGTCTGGGGCCACGACGCGACCACCGCGCTGATGCCCGCGTCCAACACCAAACTCGGCACCGCCACCGCCGCGCTGACGGTGCTCGGCCCCGACCACCGGTTCACCACCAGAGCCGTCTACGGCGCCGGCACGCTCACCCTCGTCGGCGGCGGCGACCGCACCCTGACCGGCGCCGACCTCCAGGCGCTGGCGACGACCGCCGTCGCGGGACTCAGGAGCGCGGGTCTCACCTCGGTCAAGGTCCGGGTCGACGACAGCCTCTTCCCCGAGCCCACGCTCGCGACCGGCTGGAACGACGGCTACTACCCGGACTCCGTGGCACCGGTACGGGCACTGGTGGTCGACGGACACCAGGTCACGGACACGTCCCTGGACGCGGGCCGGGTCTTCGCCGGGTTCCTCGCCCAGCAAGGCGTCACCGTCACGGGCGGTGTCACCCGCGGCACGGCCGGCCCGGGCGACGTGCCGGTCGCCCAGCACCGGTCCGACCGCCTGTCCGCCATCGTGGAGCACATGCTCAAGGTGAGTGACAACGACATCGCCGAGACCCTGCTGCGGATGACCGCGATCGGTGCCGGCCGACAGCCGACCTTCGAGGACGGCACCGCGGTCGTACGCGAGGTGCTCCGCGGGTACGGCATCTCGCTGGACAACTACGAGATCCACGACGGCAGCGGTCTGTCCCGCGCCAACCGCATCCCGGCACAGGCCGTCGCCGCCATCCTCGATGTCGCCGACGACGCGCGCAACGCCCGGACCCTCGCGTACATCATCGAGGGCCTGCCCGTCGCCGGAGAGGCGGGCTCCACCCTGGGGCCCGAATGGGGACGCTTCGACACCGCGGACTCGCGGTGCGCCGTCGGCAAGGTCCGGGCGAAGACGGGCACGCTCACCGGCGCGATCGCGCTGAGCGGGCTGACCAAGGCCGAGGACGGCCGCTGGAAGGTCTTCTCCTTCATCGAGAACAACTCCACCGCCGACCCGGCCGCCACCAAGGACGCCCTCGACGGCCTGGCGGCCACGGTCAACGGCTGCTGGGCATAA